In a single window of the Elaeis guineensis isolate ETL-2024a chromosome 6, EG11, whole genome shotgun sequence genome:
- the LOC105047224 gene encoding LOW QUALITY PROTEIN: protein MEI2-like 2 (The sequence of the model RefSeq protein was modified relative to this genomic sequence to represent the inferred CDS: inserted 5 bases in 3 codons; deleted 2 bases in 2 codons), translating to MGHTSNHFSVAANNTWKVGKRAQEISSGSSAYHGYNNVSLFSSSLPVLPHEKLNFTDSEYGLQSTNDASSKXNKLSDDMEREDSFEEFAQQVIGTLLPDDEDELLAGIMDDFDLSRLPSQVEELEEYDLFGSSGGMELDSDPTESLTTGMAKTHISDILXYDLPNGVGTVAGEHPYGEHPSLISMMQYFSNVMLGQVDLLLRFAPLFQKYGDIRSLYTACKHRDFVMISYHDIRAARTAMCALQNKPLRHRKLDIHFSIPKVNPSDKDLNLGTLVVFNLDPSVSNDDLHPIFGAYGEVKEIRETPHKQQHKFIEFYDVRAAEAALGPSNKSDIAGKRIKLEPSRPGGACWNLMQQLSQELEHDETRCYRPQVGSPITNSPPGSWAQFSNPNDNGTLPALKQSPNFGAVSPVRTNHLPGLASILPPMMSNSVKNAPIGNNQNRVNHADQVFSPRNSTHGVPLQHSHPFLEHNSAVIPNTVLSSGILSSFGFLTSTASRMGTLTGPQFIWRGPTFILTTEHTQSPWSESSMGHSFVFDRKQQCFPYSVCRSYFPASSHQVGSAPSGIPFERHFGYFPESPETSVKSPIYFGSMGIGSNEGNLMMDMGVRCLMNLGVALPGNISENSAPGFSTMSSQRFGPMVLGNAPYIGHGASGMNGLSECGRNRQIDNSCQLDSKKQYLLDLDKIISGKDTRTLLMIKNIPNKCTSKMLLASIDENHRGTYDFLYLPIDFKNKCNVGYAFINILSASDIISFCQAFNGKKWDKFNSEKVASLAYAQIQGXSLMNGDKCCCPILFNSEGPETGVLHTKWYE from the exons ATGGGGCATACTTCCAATCATTTTTCTGTCGCAG CAAATAACACTTGGAAGGTCGGAAAGAGAGCACAGGAGATTTCATCTGGTTCCAGTGCTTATCATGGATATAATAATGTGAGCCTCTTTTCAAGCTCGTTGCCAGTTCTTCCACATGAGAAAT TAAATTTTACAGATTCAGAATATGGGTTACAGTCTACAAATGATGCTTCATCTA GTAATAAACTCAGTGATGACATGGAGCGTGAGGATTCTTTTGAAGAATTTGCTCAACAAGTGATTGGGACTTTGTTACCCGATGATGAAGACGAGCTCCTTGCGGGCATAATGGATGATTTTGACCTAAGTAGGTTGCCTAGTCAAGTGGAGGAATTGGAAGAATATGATCTTTTTGGCAGCAGTGGGGGTATGGAATTGGACTCTGATCCTACAGAGAGCCTCACCACAGGTATGGCAAAGACGCATATTAGTGATATTTT GTATGACCTTCCAAATGGTGTTGGAACTGTTGCTGGAGAACATCCATATGGAGAGCATCCTTCTCTCATATCAATGATGCAATATTTTAGTAATGTCATGCT TGGTCAAGTCGATTTACTGTTACGTTTTGCTCCTTTGTTTCAGAAATATGGGGATATTCGGTCTCTTTACACAGCATGCAAGCACAGGGATTTTGTGATGATATCTTACCATGATATCCGGGCAGCTCGAACTGCTATGTGTGCATTACAAAACAAGCCCTTACGGCATAGAAAACTTGATATTCATTTTTCCATCCCAAAG GTCAACCCGTCAGACAAAGATTTAAACCTAGGAACTCTTGTTGTCTTTAATTTGGAT CCATCGGTTTCCAATGATGACCTCCACCCAATATTTGGGGCTTACGGGGAAGTCAAAGAg ATAAGGGAGACACCACACAAACAGCAGCATAAATTTATTGAGTTTTATGATGTCAGAGCAGCAGAAGCAGCTCTTGGGCCATCGAACAAGAGTGACATAGCTGGCAAGCGCATAAAGCTGGAACCTAGCCGCCCTGGTGGAGCTTGTTGGAA CTTGATGCAGCAGTTGAGCCAAGAACTGGAACATGATGAAACCAGATGTTACAGACCTCAAGTGGGTTCACCTATTACAAATTCCCCTCCAG GTTCTTGGGCACAGTTCAGTAATCCAAATGATAATGGAACATTACCGGCCCTTAAGCAGTCCCCAAATTTTGGAGCTGTTAGTCCTGTCAGGACTAATCATTTGCCTGGATTAGCTTCCATACTACCTCCTATGATGTCCAACTCTGTGAAGAATGCACCAATTGGTAACAACCAAAACAGGGTTAACCATGCTGACCAGGTTTTCTCGCCCAGAAATTCAACACATGGAGTTCCACTCCAGCATTCTCATCCTTTTCTGGAGCATAATAGTGCTGTGATTCCAAATACAGTCTTAAGTTCAGGAATTTTATCTTCTTTTGGTTTCCTGACTTCTACTGCTTCTAGGATGGGTACATTGACTGGACCCCAATTCATTTGGCGTGGCCCAACT TTTATACTGACTACTGAGCATACTCAATCTCCTTGGTCAGAATCATCTATGGGACATTCATTCGTATTTGACAGGAAGCAGCAGTGCTTCCCTTATTCAGTTTGTCGTAGCTATTTCCCGGCTTCATCACATCAGGTTGGATCTGCTCCATCTGGTATTCCTTTTGAGAGGCATTTTGGCTATTTCCCAGAGTCACCAGAGACATCAGTCAAGAGCCCTATTTATTTTGGAAGCATGGGCATTGGCAGCAATGAGGGGAATTTGATGATGGATATGGGTGTTCGATGTCTAATGAACCTAGGAGTTGCTTTGCCTGGAAACATTTCAGAGAATAGTGCACCTGGTTTTAGTACAATGTCATCACAGAGATTTGGGCCTATGGTTCTTGGTAATGCTCCATATATTGGACATGGTGCTAGTGGTATGAATGGATTATCTGAATGTGGGCGAAATCGCCAAATTGATAACAGCTGTCAGTTAGATAGCAAGAAACAGTACCTGCTTGACCTAGATAAAATTATTAGTGGGAAAGATACCAGGACGTTGCTGATGATAAAAAACATCCCAAATAA GTGCACCTCAAAGATGCTGCTAGCATCCATTGATGAAAATCACAGGGGTACTTATGACTTTCTCTACTTGCCCATTGATTTTAAG AATAAATGCAATGTGGGTTATGCATTCATAAATATTCTGTCTGCATCAGACATCATCTCCTTCTGTCAG GCATTCAATGGGAAAAAATGGGACAAGTTCAATAGTGAGAAAGTTGCCTCATTGGCATATGCTCAGATCCAGGG AAGCTTGATGAACGGAGACAAATGCTGCTGCCCCATTCTTTTCAATTCTGAGGGACCGGAGACAG GAGTCCTCCATACCAAATGGTATGAATAA